A single region of the Malaclemys terrapin pileata isolate rMalTer1 chromosome 2, rMalTer1.hap1, whole genome shotgun sequence genome encodes:
- the ERLIN2 gene encoding erlin-2 yields MAQLGAIAALSVSFLAATLFSAVHKIEEGHIGVYYRGGALLTSTSGPGFHLMLPFITSYKSVQTTLQTDEVKNVPCGTSGGVMIYFDRIEVVNFLIQGAVYDIVKNYTADYDKALIFNKIHHELNQFCSVHTLQEVYIELFDQIDENLKLALQQDLTTMAPGLIIQAVRVTKPNIPETIRRNYELMESEKTKLLIAAQKQKVVEKEAETERKKALIEAEKIAQVAEITYGQKVMEKETEKKISEIEDGAFLAREKAKADAECYTAMKIAEANKLKLTPEYLQLMKYKAIASNSKIYFGKDIPNMFMDHTGSKPAEGLVEEMRGENWAAAAEDL; encoded by the exons ATGGCCCAACTAGGTGCGATAGCAGCGCTGTCTGTTAGTTTTCTGGCTGCAACTCTCTTCTCTGCAGTACACAAAATTGAAGAAGGACATATTGGCGTTTATTATAG AGGTGGCGCATTGCTGACTTCCACCAGTGGACCTGGCTTCCACCTTATGCTCCCCTTTATAACCTCCTACAAATCTGTGCAG actaCATTGCAGACAGATGAGGTGAAAAATGTTCCTTGTGGTACCAG TGGGGGAGTGATGATTTATTTTGACAGGATCGAGGTGGTGAATTTCCTGATCCAAGGTGCTG TGTATGACATAGTGAAGAACTACACAGCAGACTATGACAAAGCACTCATCTTCAACAAGATTCACCATGAGCTGAACCAGTTCTGCAGTGTTCATACTCTTCAGGAAGTCTACATTGAGCTGTTTG ATCAGATTGATGAAAACCTTAAACTGGCTTTGCAGCAGGACCTGACCACCATGGCTCCTGGACTCATTATACAG GCGGTCCGCGTTACGAAGCCAAACATTCCAGAAACAATTCGGAGGAATTATGAACTCAT GGAGAGCGAGAAGACAAAGCTGCTGATTGCGGCTCAGAAGCAGAAGGTCGTGGAGAAGGAAGCAGAGACGGAGAGGAAGAAGGCCCTGATTG aggCAGAAAAAATTGCCCAAGTGGCCGAAATAACGTACGGACAGAAGGTGATGGAAAAGGAAACGGAGAAGAAAATTTCAGAGATTGAAG ATGGTGCATTCCTTGCTAGGGAGAAGGCAAAAGCTGACGCCGAATGCTACACTGCCATGAAGATAGCAGAGGCTAACAAG CTAAAACTAACTCCTGAGTACTTGCAGCTGATGAAATACAAAGCTATTGCATCAAACAGCAAAATCTATTTTGGCAAAGATATTCCCAACATGTTCATGGACCACACGGGGAGCAAGCCTGCAGAGGGACTGGTGGAAGAGATGAGAGGAGAGAATTGGGCCGCTGCCGCTGAGGATTTGTGA